A section of the Triticum dicoccoides isolate Atlit2015 ecotype Zavitan chromosome 7A, WEW_v2.0, whole genome shotgun sequence genome encodes:
- the LOC119330820 gene encoding uncharacterized protein LOC119330820, translated as MEAAALLLLVSLLAAAAATSNTSDNMRKERSEEETRRIFKEWKAELGKTYSSVSEEERTHDMFRHRLGDIDQGWHEDGYSAWSWDRERSEEETRRIFMEWKAMNEKIYSSIDHEEHRYAIFKDALRQVDRNNAGYAIGVDTNHQGINGFTDLTEEEFSVVCSGFILEGFEPSPAELRRVAEIQERLRLVYAPPSLWAY; from the coding sequence GGCGCTGTTGCTGCTGGTGTCCctgctggcggcggcggcagccacGAGCAACACGTCTGACAACATGCGCaaggagaggagcgaggaggagacGCGGCGGATCTTCAAGGAGTGGAAGGCCGAGCTCGGCAAGACCTACAGCTCTGTCTCCGAGGAGGAGCGCACGCACGACATGTTCAGGCACCGCCTCGGCGACATCGACCAGGGGTGGCACGAGGATGGCTACTCGGCCTGGTCCTGGGATagagagaggagcgaggaggagacccggcggatcTTCATGGAGTGGAAGGCCATGAACGAAAAGATCTACAGCTCCATCGACCACGAGGAGCACCGGTACGCCATATTCAAGGACGCCCTCCGTCAAGTCGATCGGAACAACGCCGGCTACGCCATAGGGGTCGACACTAACCACCAGGGCATCAACGGGTTCACCGATCTCACCGAGGAGGAGTTCAGCGTCGTTTGCAGCGGGTTCATCCTGGAGGGCTTTGAGCCATCGCCAGCCGAGTTAAGGAGGGTGGCTGAGATCCAGGAGCGGTTGCGGCTAGTATATGCCCCTCCATCCCTTTGGGCTTATTGA